In Helicobacter colisuis, one genomic interval encodes:
- the pssA gene encoding CDP-diacylglycerol--serine O-phosphatidyltransferase, translating into MKIDPLYILPNFFTGASIYLGVLSITYATMGRFQLACWLVLLSLIFDGLDGRVARLTGTTSKFGVEFDSLADIVAFGVAPAMILFTYIGYMYGKLGIVVSGLYVVFGAIRLARFNVTTSQNEPNVFIGLPIPAAAVFVVSWLLLEMGYLQKYFENPKIISPFLLIASLIVALLMVSNIRYPSFKKLNFEKISFGKIIVFLMIILAILFAYPILSITILITCYVLFGPSRALYYLTKHFMEKRK; encoded by the coding sequence ATGAAAATTGATCCTTTGTATATTTTGCCAAATTTTTTCACAGGGGCAAGTATTTATCTTGGAGTCCTAAGCATTACCTATGCAACAATGGGGAGATTCCAATTGGCTTGTTGGCTTGTGCTATTAAGCTTAATCTTTGATGGATTAGATGGGCGTGTTGCAAGACTAACTGGCACCACAAGTAAATTTGGTGTGGAGTTTGATTCATTGGCTGATATTGTAGCTTTTGGCGTAGCACCTGCTATGATTTTATTTACTTATATTGGCTATATGTATGGGAAGCTAGGAATCGTTGTCTCTGGACTTTATGTGGTCTTTGGGGCAATTAGACTTGCGCGATTTAATGTAACAACTAGCCAAAATGAACCCAATGTTTTTATAGGATTACCCATTCCTGCTGCAGCGGTTTTTGTAGTTAGTTGGTTATTGCTTGAAATGGGATACCTTCAAAAATACTTTGAAAATCCAAAAATAATCTCGCCATTTTTATTAATAGCAAGTTTAATAGTAGCTTTGTTAATGGTGAGTAACATTCGCTATCCTAGTTTTAAAAAATTAAATTTTGAAAAAATAAGTTTTGGTAAAATCATTGTTTTTTTGATGATAATTTTGGCAATTCTCTTTGCTTATCCTATCTTAAGCATTACGATTCTAATCACTTGCTATGTCCTTTTTGGTCCTAGTAGAGCCTTATATTATCTCACTAAGCATTTTATGGAGAAAAGAAAATGA
- a CDS encoding 2-isopropylmalate synthase, with protein MEMIKIFDTTLRDGEQSPGASMNTEEKVKLALQLEKLGVDIIEAGFAAASPGDFEAISRISETLKESTICSLARAVPKDIELAAKALEKAKHKRIHTFIATSPIHMEYKLKMQPDEVIKRAIEAVKLARSLCEDIEFSCEDACRSDIGFLKEVALAVIEAGATTLNLPDTVGYRLPNEIGEMIREMKTCVGDRAILSVHCHNDLGLAVSNSIAGIQNGARQLECTINGLGERAGNTALEEVVMILKTRKDVFGNLDTRIKTKEIYATSKLVADITGIRPQPNKAIVGKNAFAHESGIHQDGMLKHPETYEIMKSSDIGIPQENGLVLGKHSGRAAFKDKLASLGFDEISQEELDNAFEKFKILCDKKKEIYDEDIRSILTDQTSKIPQIFELISLQISSDSNGVPYAAISIQKDGRSRIDAAIGNGSVDAILKTIDRVSGYNGVLKDYKVEAVSEGKDALAKVVVKVEFESNKPAFIGHGLHLDTLQATAKAYIGALNSYLSMQNLM; from the coding sequence ATGGAAATGATAAAAATTTTTGATACCACTTTAAGAGATGGTGAGCAAAGCCCTGGCGCTTCAATGAATACAGAAGAAAAAGTCAAACTTGCTTTGCAATTAGAAAAATTGGGTGTAGATATTATTGAAGCAGGTTTTGCCGCAGCTAGCCCTGGAGATTTTGAAGCGATTTCAAGAATCTCTGAAACACTCAAAGAAAGCACCATATGCTCCCTTGCGCGAGCTGTTCCAAAAGACATTGAATTAGCTGCAAAAGCACTAGAAAAGGCAAAACATAAGCGAATCCACACTTTTATTGCAACAAGCCCCATACACATGGAATACAAGCTCAAAATGCAACCCGATGAAGTCATTAAACGCGCCATAGAAGCTGTCAAACTTGCAAGAAGCTTGTGTGAAGATATAGAGTTTAGTTGCGAAGATGCGTGTCGTAGTGATATTGGGTTTTTAAAGGAAGTTGCTTTAGCGGTGATTGAAGCAGGAGCAACAACACTTAATCTCCCTGATACAGTGGGTTATCGTTTGCCTAATGAAATTGGAGAAATGATAAGAGAAATGAAAACTTGCGTTGGTGATCGTGCGATTTTATCAGTGCATTGCCACAATGACTTAGGCTTGGCAGTCTCTAATTCTATTGCAGGGATTCAAAATGGTGCAAGACAGCTTGAATGCACAATTAATGGACTTGGAGAGCGTGCAGGAAACACAGCCTTAGAAGAAGTAGTTATGATTCTAAAAACGCGCAAAGATGTTTTTGGTAATCTAGATACAAGAATCAAAACCAAAGAAATTTATGCTACTAGCAAACTTGTTGCAGACATTACAGGCATTAGACCACAGCCCAACAAAGCTATTGTAGGTAAAAATGCGTTTGCTCATGAAAGTGGAATCCATCAAGATGGTATGTTAAAGCACCCAGAAACTTATGAGATTATGAAATCTAGCGATATTGGAATTCCGCAAGAAAATGGCTTGGTGCTTGGCAAACATAGTGGTAGAGCTGCTTTTAAAGATAAATTGGCAAGTTTAGGATTTGATGAAATTTCACAAGAAGAACTTGATAATGCCTTTGAAAAATTTAAGATTCTTTGCGATAAGAAAAAAGAAATCTATGATGAGGATATTCGCTCTATCCTAACTGATCAAACTAGCAAAATTCCACAAATCTTTGAATTAATTAGTTTGCAAATTAGTAGCGATTCTAATGGTGTGCCTTATGCTGCAATTTCTATCCAAAAAGATGGTAGAAGTCGCATTGACGCTGCTATTGGAAATGGAAGCGTTGATGCGATTTTAAAAACCATTGATAGGGTTAGCGGCTATAATGGCGTCCTAAAAGACTACAAAGTAGAAGCGGTGAGTGAGGGCAAAGATGCCTTGGCTAAAGTTGTTGTTAAAGTAGAGTTTGAATCAAATAAACCTGCATTTATTGGTCATGGTTTGCATTTAGATACTTTGCAAGCAACGGCTAAAGCATATATTGGTGCATTAAACAGCTATCTCTCGATGCAAAATTTAATGTAA
- the msrP gene encoding protein-methionine-sulfoxide reductase catalytic subunit MsrP: MEITPERLFNARRRFLKLGAGSLVSTLLADNLLAAVLKEEGLDFKRMSKEEAYALNGEHLELTKEEIATSYNNFYEFGFSKTDPKNRAHSLKTSPWEIQIAGEIEKPFSISYTDLLKQVHLVERVYRFRCVEAWSMVIPWVGFELRELIELAKPNSDAKYMRFTTLYDPKQFPMQGIIQLLDFPYKEVLRLDEAMHPLTLLAVGMYQKPLLPQNGAPLRLVVPWKYGYKSIKSIHKIEFLKEKPISTWEEENPREYGFYGNVDPEVSHPRWSQSSERVIGKRGQIKTLYLNGYAKEVEHFYQGLDRAKLY; this comes from the coding sequence ATGGAAATCACACCAGAGAGACTTTTTAATGCTAGAAGAAGATTTTTAAAATTAGGTGCTGGAAGTCTGGTAAGCACCTTATTAGCCGATAATCTCCTAGCAGCAGTGCTAAAGGAAGAAGGATTAGACTTCAAAAGAATGAGCAAAGAAGAAGCGTATGCGCTAAATGGTGAGCATTTGGAGCTTACCAAAGAAGAAATTGCAACTAGCTATAATAATTTTTATGAATTTGGATTCTCCAAAACAGATCCCAAAAATAGAGCACACTCTCTAAAAACTTCTCCTTGGGAGATTCAAATTGCAGGTGAGATTGAAAAGCCTTTTAGCATTTCTTATACTGATTTGCTAAAGCAGGTGCATTTGGTTGAGAGAGTGTATCGTTTCCGCTGTGTTGAAGCTTGGAGTATGGTTATCCCTTGGGTTGGCTTTGAGCTAAGAGAGCTAATAGAGCTTGCTAAACCAAATAGCGATGCCAAATACATGCGTTTTACAACACTTTATGATCCTAAGCAATTTCCTATGCAGGGAATTATACAGCTGCTTGATTTCCCTTACAAAGAAGTTTTGCGCCTTGATGAGGCGATGCACCCCTTAACGCTGCTAGCTGTTGGAATGTATCAAAAACCTCTACTTCCACAAAATGGAGCACCTCTGCGCTTAGTTGTGCCTTGGAAATATGGATATAAATCCATTAAAAGTATTCATAAAATTGAATTCTTAAAAGAAAAACCTATCTCTACTTGGGAAGAAGAAAACCCTAGAGAATATGGATTTTATGGTAATGTAGATCCTGAAGTCTCGCACCCTAGATGGTCGCAAAGCAGTGAGCGTGTCATTGGTAAAAGAGGACAGATTAAAACTCTCTATCTCAATGGTTATGCCAAAGAAGTGGAACACTTTTATCAAGGCTTAGATAGGGCAAAGCTTTATTAA
- a CDS encoding NERD domain-containing protein produces MAFSNLSKVLAKYFKGEQGESYVCDSIASLLRDKSDRENYYLIPKARLGFAENIFEIDLLLLHPTLGIFVVEVKNWDSLELIKKHSPYDQANKYRNLILSILKENFGDCPIPINVEMRVIFPSISKSDAEEFFSRHPYDATMRSLTFFKEDLQNKESFGRFFKSTSINVPNKKDFLKITSLFVSAKDSKSNQIIPIITKDEVVFFDHKQLGIMNGYKDGFRIIRGVAGTGKTIILTNFVAQQLKKDSSEHFLILCFNNNLENAIKTSFGENYDSKQIKIISIMAFLREIDFDFSKVGIKAQSTKEIQATPISKQYEIFESDEALKEFRLKLQNYLKRNPVDYMLCDETQDMPEGFMRILYEEIKDCIFFIDEAQRFYSYSMENIAQVFHHPKFEKISMQGRVKNLKNVYRTPSNIAVCAFKILNKDKKLNEYYKKSFYLKSNFTSDINCVLETGEIKVQNFNYKENDNLKNLLKNLPNNESNILLTFSNKNIEELKSILDSIGRKDIKIMTIQGIKGLEAQNVVVHGFVDFLNITQKYEPDLLYRKTYVLLTRARENIYLDFSGKGFSDEVNEILKIIQEDSKQVEAQKEKDSTESKGTSKFKLAKICPILSGAKDSAEFIVAASEIFAVVAGLCAL; encoded by the coding sequence ATGGCTTTTTCAAATCTCTCTAAGGTTTTGGCAAAATATTTTAAGGGAGAGCAGGGTGAGAGTTATGTGTGCGATTCTATTGCTTCACTTCTAAGGGATAAAAGTGATAGAGAAAACTATTATCTTATTCCCAAAGCAAGACTAGGATTTGCCGAGAATATTTTTGAAATAGATTTGCTTTTGTTGCATCCGACTCTTGGGATTTTTGTTGTTGAAGTAAAAAACTGGGATTCTTTAGAATTGATTAAAAAACACTCCCCTTATGATCAGGCAAATAAATATAGAAATTTAATTTTGTCTATTTTAAAAGAAAATTTTGGAGATTGTCCTATTCCTATTAATGTTGAGATGCGCGTTATCTTTCCATCCATTTCTAAAAGCGATGCAGAAGAGTTCTTTTCTCGACACCCTTATGATGCAACTATGCGTTCCTTAACATTTTTTAAAGAAGATTTGCAAAATAAAGAATCTTTTGGTCGTTTTTTTAAATCCACTAGCATCAATGTGCCTAATAAAAAAGATTTTCTTAAAATTACTTCTTTGTTTGTTTCTGCCAAAGATTCCAAAAGCAATCAAATAATCCCGATAATTACAAAAGATGAAGTGGTCTTTTTTGATCATAAACAACTAGGGATTATGAATGGCTACAAAGATGGCTTTAGAATCATTCGCGGTGTTGCAGGAACTGGTAAAACGATTATATTGACTAATTTTGTAGCGCAGCAATTGAAAAAAGATAGCAGTGAGCACTTTTTGATTTTGTGTTTTAATAACAACTTAGAAAATGCCATTAAAACAAGTTTTGGAGAAAATTATGATTCCAAGCAAATTAAAATTATTTCTATTATGGCTTTTTTAAGGGAGATTGATTTTGATTTTAGTAAAGTGGGAATTAAGGCGCAAAGCACAAAAGAGATTCAAGCCACACCTATCTCCAAGCAATATGAAATTTTTGAAAGTGATGAAGCATTAAAAGAATTTAGGTTAAAACTGCAAAATTATCTTAAAAGAAATCCTGTGGATTATATGCTGTGTGATGAAACGCAAGATATGCCAGAGGGCTTTATGCGAATCTTATATGAAGAAATTAAAGATTGCATTTTCTTTATAGATGAAGCACAAAGATTCTATTCTTATTCTATGGAGAATATCGCGCAAGTTTTTCACCACCCAAAATTTGAAAAAATTTCTATGCAAGGGCGCGTTAAAAATCTTAAAAATGTCTATAGAACTCCATCAAATATTGCCGTGTGTGCCTTTAAAATACTCAATAAAGACAAAAAGCTAAATGAATACTATAAAAAGTCTTTTTATTTGAAAAGTAATTTCACAAGCGATATTAATTGTGTCCTAGAAACAGGCGAAATAAAGGTGCAAAATTTCAATTATAAGGAAAATGATAATTTAAAAAATTTATTGAAAAATCTTCCTAATAATGAAAGTAATATTCTTTTGACTTTTAGCAATAAAAATATTGAAGAGTTAAAAAGTATTTTAGATTCCATTGGAAGAAAAGATATAAAAATTATGACTATTCAAGGAATTAAAGGACTAGAAGCTCAAAATGTCGTGGTTCATGGATTTGTTGATTTTTTAAATATTACACAAAAATATGAACCCGATCTCTTATATCGCAAAACCTATGTTCTTCTTACGCGTGCTAGGGAAAATATTTATTTGGACTTTAGCGGCAAAGGATTCTCTGATGAAGTTAATGAAATATTAAAAATCATTCAAGAGGATTCTAAGCAGGTTGAAGCTCAAAAAGAAAAAGACAGCACAGAATCTAAAGGAACTAGTAAATTTAAACTTGCAAAGATTTGCCCCATTCTCTCTGGAGCAAAAGATAGCGCGGAGTTTATAGTGGCTGCGAGTGAAATTTTTGCCGTTGTTGCAGGGCTGTGTGCGCTATAG
- the secG gene encoding preprotein translocase subunit SecG — protein sequence MSGILLIIQFVLAVIITIIVLLQKSSSIGLGAYSGSNESLFGAKGPAGFLAKTTFVLGFLFVVNTIALGYFYTKDSQSSILDNVEIPANPTPTTPAVPVAPAAPQSNTQPNQ from the coding sequence ATGAGTGGAATTTTATTAATCATCCAGTTTGTTTTAGCGGTTATTATTACCATTATAGTGCTTTTGCAAAAAAGCTCTAGCATCGGACTTGGAGCGTATAGTGGAAGCAATGAAAGCCTCTTTGGGGCAAAAGGTCCAGCAGGTTTTTTGGCTAAGACTACTTTTGTTCTTGGATTCTTATTTGTAGTAAATACAATCGCATTGGGCTATTTCTATACCAAAGATTCTCAAAGTTCAATTCTTGATAATGTGGAAATTCCAGCTAATCCAACACCCACTACACCAGCAGTTCCTGTTGCACCTGCTGCACCTCAATCAAACACCCAACCTAATCAATAA
- the frr gene encoding ribosome recycling factor, giving the protein MSLQEIYNHTQESMNKSIESMKKEFGTLRSGKVSVAILDHIRISYYDTPTPLNQVGSVIAQDASTIVITPWEKNLLKDIERAIQEANIGVNPNNDGETIKLFFPPMTSEQRKEIAKEAKNIGEKAKIVIRNIRKDSNDKVKKLEKDKVVSEDESKKGQDEIQKLTDNAVKKIDELVKHKEEELLKI; this is encoded by the coding sequence ATGAGTTTGCAAGAGATTTACAATCACACACAAGAATCAATGAACAAAAGTATTGAATCCATGAAAAAGGAATTTGGCACTTTAAGAAGCGGAAAGGTTTCTGTAGCCATTTTAGATCATATCCGCATTAGCTACTATGACACACCCACACCACTCAATCAAGTTGGCTCTGTTATCGCTCAAGATGCTAGCACGATTGTCATCACGCCTTGGGAGAAAAATCTACTCAAAGACATTGAAAGGGCGATTCAAGAAGCCAATATCGGAGTAAATCCAAACAACGATGGCGAAACTATCAAACTCTTTTTCCCTCCAATGACTAGCGAACAAAGAAAGGAAATTGCCAAGGAAGCCAAAAATATTGGAGAAAAAGCCAAAATTGTAATTAGAAATATCCGCAAAGATTCTAATGACAAAGTCAAAAAGCTTGAAAAAGATAAAGTTGTCAGTGAAGATGAATCTAAAAAAGGGCAAGATGAAATCCAAAAACTAACTGATAACGCGGTTAAAAAAATCGATGAACTTGTCAAACACAAAGAAGAGGAATTGCTAAAAATCTAG
- the pyrE gene encoding orotate phosphoribosyltransferase, with protein MDITQIYKNSNALLEGHFLLSSGKHSPFYLQSAKVLENPKTAEELAKALAKIIQESKIKIDCVCSPALGGILAGYELARALGVRFIFTERVNGVMTLRRGFEIKKNEKILVCEDIITTGGSAMESAKEVESLGAEIVGYAALANRGICNRYQSPNTFDSKECKLDSNLPLFALEDFVFETYEPSQCPLCQQGSKAIKPGSRGN; from the coding sequence ATGGATATTACTCAAATTTACAAAAATTCAAACGCACTTTTAGAGGGGCATTTTCTGCTTAGTAGTGGTAAGCACTCACCCTTTTATCTGCAGTCTGCTAAGGTTTTGGAAAATCCAAAAACCGCAGAAGAGTTAGCAAAAGCACTAGCAAAAATCATTCAAGAATCTAAAATAAAAATAGATTGCGTTTGCTCACCCGCACTTGGTGGGATTCTTGCTGGTTATGAGCTTGCAAGGGCTTTGGGGGTGCGATTTATTTTCACAGAACGCGTTAATGGAGTGATGACTCTAAGACGCGGTTTTGAAATCAAAAAAAATGAAAAGATTCTTGTTTGTGAAGACATTATTACCACCGGTGGTTCTGCTATGGAATCTGCCAAAGAAGTTGAAAGTCTTGGCGCTGAAATTGTTGGTTATGCTGCCCTTGCTAATCGAGGAATCTGCAACCGCTACCAAAGCCCAAATACCTTTGACTCTAAAGAATGCAAATTAGATTCTAATCTACCTCTCTTTGCCTTAGAAGATTTTGTATTTGAAACCTATGAGCCAAGTCAGTGTCCTTTGTGCCAACAGGGTAGCAAGGCAATTAAACCCGGAAGTCGTGGCAATTAG
- a CDS encoding RDD family protein, protein MSKRWRKIKKQNTPKNISLPLQEDSNYATFWERGKAQVIDTFMIYLPLLYFLTYVVIGSAQGFRDSNWGPFVAVLIYGLIVALLMALKGQTPGKKAYDLWVRRENNQPITFLFALLRFFLFLISGVTIIGILMPLWRKDKSTLHDLLLKTRVFKKS, encoded by the coding sequence ATGTCAAAACGCTGGAGGAAGATAAAGAAACAAAACACCCCAAAAAATATCTCTTTACCTTTGCAAGAAGATTCTAATTACGCGACTTTTTGGGAGAGAGGCAAGGCTCAAGTGATTGATACTTTTATGATTTATTTGCCCCTTTTGTATTTCTTAACCTATGTTGTCATAGGGAGTGCGCAAGGATTCCGCGATTCAAATTGGGGTCCTTTTGTTGCGGTGTTAATTTATGGCTTGATTGTGGCTTTATTAATGGCACTCAAAGGTCAAACTCCCGGTAAAAAAGCCTATGATTTATGGGTGAGGCGAGAAAATAATCAACCCATTACTTTCCTTTTTGCGCTTTTGCGATTCTTTCTTTTTTTAATCTCTGGAGTTACTATTATTGGCATTTTAATGCCATTGTGGAGAAAAGATAAAAGCACCTTGCACGATTTGCTACTCAAAACAAGAGTCTTTAAAAAAAGTTAA
- a CDS encoding F0F1 ATP synthase subunit A, protein MNSIFTFAGLINHNHDFIIAFHVVLVAIIAVILAKLATSRMQVVPGTIQNVFEAFLGGVIFMAKDVIGEEKARQYLPLTATLALFVFLANAIGIIPGFEAPSSSLSFTLTLALVVFVYYNFEGIRTFGIIKYFAHFAGPVKALAPLMFPIEIISHCSRVVSLSFRLFGNIKGDDMFLLVMLMLAPWVAPLPAFLILTFMAFLQAFIFMILTYVFLAGAVLASEEAH, encoded by the coding sequence ATGAATTCCATTTTCACATTTGCGGGGTTGATTAATCATAATCACGACTTTATCATTGCATTCCATGTGGTGCTTGTAGCTATTATTGCGGTTATTTTAGCAAAACTTGCCACTTCAAGAATGCAAGTTGTTCCAGGGACTATCCAAAATGTTTTTGAAGCTTTTTTGGGTGGTGTTATCTTTATGGCAAAAGATGTTATCGGCGAGGAAAAAGCACGACAATATTTGCCTTTAACTGCTACTTTAGCGCTATTTGTTTTTCTAGCTAATGCAATTGGTATTATCCCAGGTTTTGAAGCACCTTCATCAAGCCTTAGTTTCACTCTTACGCTTGCATTAGTTGTGTTTGTTTATTACAATTTTGAAGGGATTCGCACTTTTGGAATCATTAAATATTTTGCACACTTTGCAGGACCAGTGAAAGCTCTTGCTCCCTTAATGTTCCCTATTGAAATTATCTCTCATTGTTCGAGAGTAGTTTCTCTTTCTTTCCGTCTTTTTGGAAATATCAAAGGGGATGATATGTTCTTGCTTGTTATGCTTATGTTAGCTCCTTGGGTTGCTCCATTACCTGCTTTCTTGATTTTGACTTTTATGGCATTTTTACAAGCTTTCATTTTTATGATTCTAACTTATGTTTTTTTAGCCGGTGCAGTTTTAGCAAGTGAGGAAGCGCATTAA
- a CDS encoding thiamine phosphate synthase, with amino-acid sequence MRKRIKAYLITDPNLYPSSPLKFYDFYKNILDSHAISFACYRDKESPKPKLFEVFLKLNQNYQIPSLLNSHFEMALEYGFDGLHCNGKQIQQISDAKQKLPLVFFSAHNEQEIREADSYGADGITLSPIFATPNKGKPLGIDFLKTLNLDCYKAKIFALGGIISQKEILEISQIPFCGFASIRYFLSS; translated from the coding sequence GTGAGGAAGCGCATTAAAGCTTACCTCATCACCGATCCCAATCTCTACCCAAGCTCTCCCTTAAAATTTTATGATTTTTACAAAAATATCCTTGATTCTCACGCCATTTCCTTTGCTTGTTATCGCGACAAAGAATCCCCAAAGCCAAAACTCTTTGAAGTTTTTTTAAAACTCAATCAAAACTATCAAATCCCAAGCCTTTTAAATTCTCATTTTGAGATGGCTTTAGAATATGGCTTTGATGGATTGCATTGCAATGGCAAACAAATACAACAAATCAGCGATGCCAAACAAAAGCTCCCTTTGGTTTTTTTTAGCGCACACAATGAGCAAGAGATAAGAGAGGCTGATTCCTATGGGGCAGATGGAATTACCCTTAGTCCAATCTTTGCAACACCCAATAAAGGAAAACCGCTGGGAATTGATTTTTTAAAAACACTTAATCTTGATTGTTATAAGGCGAAGATTTTTGCATTAGGAGGAATTATTAGCCAAAAAGAAATTTTGGAAATCTCTCAAATTCCTTTTTGTGGCTTTGCTTCTATTCGTTATTTTTTAAGCAGTTAA
- the leuB gene encoding 3-isopropylmalate dehydrogenase, with protein sequence MQNLKKENKLKNYKIAVIKGDGIGPEIINEALKVLKVVAEKFGFGLEFEDYLMGGIAYDLTKNPLPDETIEGCLKADATLFGAIGGEKWDNLPRELRPESGLLRLRKSLEVFANFRPAKVYDELIEASTLKPEVVRGVDILVVRELIGGIYFGTPKGRDKDRGFNTMVYSVDEVKRIAHIAFEAAQKRNKKVCSVDKANVLDVSQLWREVVSEVAKEYPDVELSHMYVDNAAMQLIRNPKQFDVILTGNLFGDILSDEASMLSGSIGLLPSASLGAKAAIYEPIHGSAPDIAGMGIANPIATIASASMLLRYSLGEIRAADAIDNAIHLALKEGYRTKDIAEFGAKEICTTEQMGSIIATKI encoded by the coding sequence ATGCAAAATCTCAAAAAGGAAAATAAATTGAAAAATTATAAAATTGCTGTTATCAAGGGAGATGGAATTGGTCCTGAAATCATTAATGAAGCCCTTAAGGTTTTAAAGGTTGTTGCAGAGAAATTTGGATTTGGCTTGGAATTTGAAGATTATTTGATGGGCGGGATCGCTTATGATTTAACAAAAAACCCCTTGCCAGATGAAACCATTGAAGGATGTCTTAAGGCAGATGCCACGCTTTTTGGAGCAATTGGTGGTGAAAAATGGGATAATTTGCCTAGAGAATTACGCCCTGAGAGCGGTTTATTGCGGTTGCGCAAAAGTTTGGAAGTATTTGCAAACTTCCGACCTGCAAAAGTTTATGATGAACTTATCGAAGCAAGCACTTTGAAGCCTGAAGTGGTGCGTGGAGTAGATATTTTGGTGGTGCGAGAATTGATTGGTGGAATCTACTTTGGCACTCCAAAAGGGCGTGATAAAGATCGCGGATTTAATACAATGGTCTATAGTGTTGATGAAGTCAAGAGAATTGCTCATATTGCCTTTGAAGCCGCGCAAAAGAGAAATAAAAAAGTTTGCTCTGTGGATAAGGCAAATGTGCTTGATGTTAGCCAGTTGTGGCGAGAAGTGGTGAGTGAAGTGGCAAAAGAATATCCCGATGTAGAATTAAGCCATATGTATGTTGATAATGCAGCGATGCAACTTATCCGCAATCCTAAGCAATTTGATGTGATTTTAACAGGGAATCTTTTTGGAGATATTTTGAGCGATGAAGCGAGTATGCTAAGTGGATCTATAGGGCTTTTACCTTCTGCATCACTTGGCGCTAAAGCAGCAATCTATGAGCCAATTCACGGAAGTGCGCCAGATATTGCAGGAATGGGGATTGCAAATCCAATTGCAACAATAGCGAGTGCTAGTATGCTCTTACGATATTCTTTGGGTGAGATTAGGGCTGCTGATGCTATAGATAATGCGATTCATTTGGCGCTAAAAGAAGGCTATCGCACTAAAGATATAGCAGAATTTGGTGCAAAAGAAATTTGCACAACAGAGCAAATGGGAAGTATCATTGCAACTAAAATTTAA
- a CDS encoding 3-isopropylmalate dehydratase small subunit, translating to MQGKAWKFGDNIDTDLIIAARYLNTSDEKVLASHLMEDARADFVSLISKGDIIVAGENFGCGSSREHAPVAIKAAGIAAVIAKSYARIFYRNAFNTGLPILEIKETDSICEGDVLEIDLQGGVIKNITQNTQYHFTPIPPFMLELLEAGGLIPYAKSQKGK from the coding sequence ATGCAAGGCAAGGCTTGGAAGTTTGGAGATAATATAGACACAGATTTAATCATTGCAGCGCGTTATTTAAACACTAGCGATGAGAAAGTTTTAGCATCACATTTAATGGAGGATGCAAGGGCGGATTTTGTAAGTTTAATTAGCAAGGGAGATATTATTGTAGCAGGGGAGAATTTTGGCTGTGGTTCTAGTAGGGAGCACGCACCTGTGGCGATTAAAGCAGCGGGGATTGCCGCAGTGATTGCTAAGAGCTATGCGAGAATCTTTTATCGCAATGCTTTTAATACAGGGCTTCCGATTTTAGAAATTAAAGAAACTGATTCTATTTGTGAAGGGGATGTGCTAGAAATTGATTTGCAAGGGGGTGTGATTAAAAACATTACTCAAAATACACAATACCACTTCACTCCTATTCCACCCTTTATGCTTGAGCTTTTAGAAGCAGGAGGGCTAATTCCATATGCAAAATCTCAAAAAGGAAAATAA